One window of Vidua chalybeata isolate OUT-0048 chromosome 14, bVidCha1 merged haplotype, whole genome shotgun sequence genomic DNA carries:
- the SLC7A3 gene encoding cationic amino acid transporter 3, whose translation MLGEKMTGFGKKLIRRRTVDLSSEDTHFARCLSTLDLVSLGVGSTLGAGVYVLAGEVAKEMAGPSIVLCFLVAAFSSVLAGLCYAEFGARVPKAGSAYLYSYVTVGEIWAFIAGWNLILSYVIGTASVARAWSATFDNLIGNHISTFFANKIPMHLPGVLAEHPDFFALILILLLTVLLAFGVSESALVNKIFTAVNLLVLSFVIIAGFIKGDIENWQLSEENCVNCSLPDPPDDMKKAFGSGGFFPFGLEGMLTGAATCFYAFVGFDCIATTGEEARNPQRSIPIGIIVSLLICFVAYFGVSASLTLMVPYFLLNKNSPLPEAFKAVGWEPARYAVAIGSLCALSTSLLGSMFPMPRVIHAMAEDGLLFKFLSRIHSGRKTPLIATFVSGFFAAVFALLLDLKDLVDLMSIGTLLAYSLVAVCVLILRYQPRQPNSPKAMEMLELNGNEEERVIMNPAITAASAQHKETTSLAMLFNPPGDTPTVLSGRIVYVCVAVIAILITVICVVLTLNVVALKDANVGCVVALVLLLVALLVFTIIIWRQPQSSARLNFKVPFLPLLPIFSTFINILLMVQLSAGTWARFAVCMVVGFIIYFTYGIWNSVEGKNAEKACATVEKPLHHPGLDLSPGAAAI comes from the exons atgttgggggaaaaaatgaccGGTTTTGGGAAGAAGCTGATCCGCCGGCGCACGGTGGACCTGAGCTCCGAAGACACACATTTTGCTCGTTGCCTCTCCACACTGGACCTTGTATCCCTGGGCGTGGGCAGCACGCTAGGGGCTGGTGTGTATGTGCTGGCTGGGGAGGTAGCCAAGGAGATGGCTGGTCCCTCCATCGTCCTCTGCTTCCTGGTGGCTGCTTTCTCCTCTGTGCTGGCTGGACTCTGCTATGCGGAGTTTGGGGCCCGCGTCCCCAAGGCTGGCTCTGCGTACCTCTACAGCTACGTTACCGTTGGTGAGATCTGGGCTTTTATAGCCGGGTGGAACCTCATTCTCTCCTACGTGATAG GTACAGCCAGCGTGGCTCGAGCCTGGAGTGCAACATTTGACAACCTCATCGGCAACCACATCTCCACCTTCTTCGCCAACAAGATCCCGATGCACCTGCCAGGAGTGCTGGCCGAGCATCCAGACTTCTTTGCCTTGATTCTGATTTTGCTGCTTACTG TACTGCTGGCTTTTGGTGTCAGCGAATCTGCGCTTGTGAACAAAATCTTCACGGCGGTGAACCTGTTGGTGCTGAGCTTTGTTATCATTGCTGGCTTCATCAAGGGAGACATCGAGAACTGGCAGCTTTCGGAGGAGAATTGTGTCAACTGCTCACTGCCAGACCCACCGGATGACAT gaaaaaagcttttggctctggtgggtttttcccctttggaCTGGAAGGGATGCTGACCGGCGCTGCCACCTGTTTCTATGCCTTCGTGGGCTTTGACTGCATTGCCACCACAG GGGAGGAAGCCAGGAACCCACAGCGCTCGATTCCCATTGGCATCATCGTGTCCCTCCTCATCTGCTTTGTGGcttattttggggtttctgcATCCCTAACTCTCATGGTGCCCTACTTCCTCCTGAACAAGAACAGCCCTCTGCCTGAGGCTTTCAAGGCGGTTGGCTGGGAGCCCGCCCGCTACGCCGTCGCCATTGGCTCACTCTGTGCCCTCTCCACCAG CTTGCTGGGCTCCATGTTTCCCATGCCCCGAGTGATCCATGCCATGGCAGAGGACGGGCTGCTCTTCAAGTTCCTCTCCCGGATCCACAGCGGCAGAAAGACCCCTCTGATCGCCACCTTTGTCTCGGGGTTCTTCGCAG CGGTGTTTGCCCTCCTGCTTGACCTGAAGGACCTGGTGGACCTCATGTCGATCGGCACGCTGCTGGCCTACTCCCTGGTGGCGGTGTGCGTGCTCATCCTCCG GTAccagcccaggcagccaaaCTCCCCGAAGGCCATGGAAATGCTGGAGCTGAATGGGAATGAGGAGGAGAGAGTGATCATGAACCCAGCCATCACTGCTGCCAGCGCCCAGCACAAAGAGACGACATCCCTGGCCATGCTCTTCAACCcgcctggggacacccccactGTGCTCTCGGGGCGCATTGTCTATGTCTGCGTGGCGGTCATtg CCATACTGATCACAGTCATCTGCGTGGTCCTGACCCTCAATGTGGTTGCGCTGAAGGATGCCAATGTGGGCTGTGTTGTggctctggtgctgctcctcGTGGCTCTGCTCGTTTTCACCATCATCATTTGGAGGCAGCCGCAGAGCAGTGCACGGTTAAACTTCAAA GTACCTTTCCTCCCACTCCTGCCAATCTTCAGCACCTTCATTAACATCCTGCTGATGGTACAGCTGAGTGCGGGCACCTGGGCGCGGTTTGCAGTCTGCATGGTTGTGG gttttattatttacttCACCTATGGGATTTGGAACAGCGTGGaagggaaaaatgcagaaaaagccTGTGCCACAGTAGAAAAACCTCTGCACCATCCTGGACTGGACCtcagccccggggctgctgcgATCTGA